One genomic segment of Centroberyx gerrardi isolate f3 chromosome 4, fCenGer3.hap1.cur.20231027, whole genome shotgun sequence includes these proteins:
- the LOC139909008 gene encoding phosphatidylinositol N-acetylglucosaminyltransferase subunit Y, whose protein sequence is MFSLSNLVVLVPIVSLCGLFFSAAVDENFPQGCTSSSSLCFYSLLLPVTIPVYVFFHLWSWMGIKLFRHN, encoded by the coding sequence ATGTTCTCTCTTTCCAACCTGGTGGTGCTGGTCCCGATCGTGTCTCTCTGCGGCTTGTTCTTCTCTGCTGCGGTGGATGAGAACTTCCCCCAAGGctgcaccagcagcagcagcctgtgttTCTACAGCCTGCTGCTGCCGGTCACCATCCCCGTCTACGTCTTCTTCCACCTCTGGAGCTGGATGGGGATCAAACTCTTCAGGCACAACTAG